The Acidobacteriota bacterium genomic sequence CCGCCAGAAGCTGGGTCGCAGTGGTCGCATGCGCCTGCAATTCGATCATGTGGCGGTAGCGATTGAACTCGGCTTTCGCGAAGTGCCGTGCCGGGGAGGCCGGCCGTTCGCCAAGGTTCCGGTAGCCGGTCAGGGCGTAGAAGTAATGGTCGTCGATGGCCGGAACCAGAATGACGGTCAGTTCATCCTGCAGACCTTCCAGCGTCGTGAGCAGTTCTTCGCTGCGCTCGCTGAGCACGAATGACCGGGATACCGAATCTCGAATGGCCCCGATGTTCGAAATAATTTCACTCCCATGGGCGAGAATGCGTGAGACTTTTTCTTCTTCCCCCTCGCGGGGGCTCAGGGCTTGGAGGCGTGTCTCGAAGTCCGTTTGCTCCATGGCAACCGCGGCGGCGACACCGGTGAAGTCGGCCGGAGTTGCGGCGGTGACCAGGCGCGGGGCCGCAGCCACCAGGGTGCCGGCCTGGCGCGCCACACCGAAGGCGGCGGTCATTTCCGGGATGCTGTCCTCGTTGACGCGGTTCTGGGCATCGCCCACTTGATTGAAGGAGAACCAGGCTACCAGGCTCGCCGACAGGGTGATGGCCACAGCTCCGCCGATCCCGATGTAGAGCTGCATTCCGAGCCCGATTCGGCCGTCACGAAGCCGCTGCACCAGCTCCATCGCGAGCCCGCGATGGCGTTGAACCCTCTCGGCCCCGATCAGCCGGGACAAGGGGCTCAAGATGGCTGTCAGGAATCGGCTCTCGAGCAGTCGCTGCAACAAGCCGGCGGCGGCGGTTCCCACGGACTGGCCGATTGGGGTCTTGGAGCGGGCGGCAGGCCGCTTTGATTCCCCGGAGTGAAAACGGTTCTTGAACAGGCTTCGCAGCCGGTCGATCACGGCCGACCCCCGCCCCGGAGCGTCTCGATTGGGTGATAGTAGCCGTCGCGGCCGATCCTGGTCAGGAAAACGGAATCGGAGCCCTGGTTGTCCGTGTCGCCGAAGCGGAGCTCGAACCCGTCCAGATCGATGGGGTCGGAGAGACGCAGACTGTCTAGAAATCCGGCTCGATCCACGTCTCGGCCGCAGCGTTCCAGGGCCGCGATGGCCAAGCGGCCGGCCAGGTAGCCTTCGAACGAGACAAATCCGGGTGTGGCGTCCGAATCGAAGGACCACAGGGCTCGGTTGTAGTTGGCGGTGATCGGGTGGGTGGTGTCGGTCGGCGGAGGAACCACCTGGGTAACGAAAACCCCTACGCCGGCGGGACCCAGTGCTTCCGACAAGGCGTTGCTGCCCACGAAGGAGAGCGCCATGAAGACCGCCCTCATCCCGGTGTGGCGAGCCCAGGCGATCAGTGAAGAGACCGGCTTGTAGGCGCCGATGAGAATCACCGCCCCCGGGTCTTGGGCACGCAGGTCCAGAAGAGGCGTCTTCACGGCGGTGGTGTTGCGCTGATACACCCCCACCGATACCGGCTTGAGCTGACGTCGCCCCAGGGATCGTGTCAAGCTGCGGTAGGTGTCACGTCCGAACGAATCGTCCTGATACATGACGCCGATACGGTCGATGCCCAGCCTGTCGGTCAGGTGGGAGACCATGGTATCGATTTCCTGCCTGTAGGAGGCCCGGAGGTTGATGACGTTTCGCCATTGTTCGTCCCGCAGGAAAGCGGCGCCTGTGAAGGGTGCGATGTAGGGAACTCCGGCAGCGGCGGCCACGGGGGTGGAAGCGCGTGAGGTCGGTGTACCCACGGCTCCGATAAGCGCGAAGACCTTGTCGTCGTGGATCAGTTTATGGGTGTTGGCGATGGCGGCTTCCGGCTCATAGGCATCGTCGAGGCTCAACAGCTCCAGCCGCCGCTCGTGAACGCCGCCTCGCGCGTTGGCTTCGTTGAAGGCCGCTTGGATTCCGAGGCGCATGTTGCGCCCCAGCTCTCGGGCAGGTCCGCTGAAGGCGGCCGATTGTCCGAAGAGGATACGATTCGCTGAGACGCCAACTTCTTGCGCGAAGCCCGCGGTTGGCCCGCTGAATAGAGAGCCGGAAGCGAGCAGCAGCGCCGCCGCCATCCGGCACGCCGGACTCATCCGTCCCTCCGCTTGATCAGAGTCAGATGATTTCTGTCCTGCTCCCGACGGTAAGATGCTTCGTCCATCAGAGTCTGCACCAGATAAACGCCCAACCCGCCGATGGGACGGTCTTCCAGGGGTGCCGCCACATCCGGCTGGGGAGCCTGGTGCAGTGGATCGAAGGCGCGGCCGTCGTCGGCAATCTTGATGGTGAGGGTGTCCGGTTCCGAGATCAGTTGGACATCTATCTTGTGTCCCGCTCTCTCCTCGTAGCCGTAATTGACGATATTGACGATCACCTCCTCCAGGACGAGCTTGACCTGGTAAAGGAGGGTTGGGGGCCATTGCTCCCGCTCCCCGAGATCCTCAACGGCCGCTTCAAGTCGTTGCAATTCTTCGAGCCGGGAATCGAGACACAAAGAAAGCATCGGGATCAGCCGCCGTCGCGACCGTGCAGGAGTGTCACGCAAGTGATGTCGTCGGACTGGGGAGTGGCGCCGGCGAATTTCTCTACGGCTTCAAAAACGGCACGGTTGGCTGCCTGGACATCTTCGGGCGCCGTACCTGCGAAGACGTCTTTAAGACGATCGGTTCCGAACTGGTCACCCTGCTCGTCGAAGGCCTCGGTGACACCGTCGGTGAATAGAACGATCAGGTCTCCCGGAGCAAGGGTCACGGTGTTGTTGTCGTAGTCGAGATCGGGCATCAATCCCAGAGCAATGCCTCCGGTCAAGGGCAACTCGACGGAGCTTCCGTCGGCATGCACAACCAGAGGTGAATTGTGGCCTCCGTTTGCATATTGAAATCGCTGACTGTCGGGGTCATAGACGCCATAGAAAACGGTAACGAACATGGCGGCGTCGTTGTCTTCCTGCAGCAACTGGTTCACCTCGTGCAACACTTCTCCGGGATCCGTCTTGCCGATGGCAGCACCCTTGATGAGTGTGCGGCAGGACATCATGAAGAGAGCGGCGGGAACCCCCTTGTCGGAAACGTCGGCGATGGCGATGCCGATGCGGCCGTCCTGCAGGCTGATGACATCGAAAAAGTCCCCTCCCACATTGCGGGCAGGTTTCATGTTGGCGAAGATGCGGCAGTCGGGCCTGTCGGGAAAGTGAGTGGGCAGGATCGACTGCTGTATCTTGCTGGCGACGCCGAGCTCGTTTTGCAGCGCCACCAGCTTGTCGCGCGATTCAAGAGCTTCGCGCCATTCGACAAGGTGCTGCAGGGTACGGGAAATGGTGAGCTTCAGGTCGTCAAAATCGATTGGCTTGGTGACAAAGTCGAACGCGCCCCGATTCATGGCCGTGCGGATATTCTTCATATCGCCATAGGCCGAGATGATCACGGAGCGGATATCGGGTTGGACCTTGGGGATCTGCTCGATCAGCGTGAGCCCGTCCATCTTGGGCATATTGATGTCGGACAGCACCAAGTCGATATCCGGCTGCTCCTTCAGCCGGTCGAGGGCTTCCAGGCCGTTTTGGGCAAAGACGAACTTGTAGAGGCCGGCGCGAATGTCGCGACGCATTCGCTGCAACATGAGCCGTTCGAGATCAGGCTCGTCGTCCACGACCAGAATCTTGTACTTCCAACTCATCGTTTGGCCTTCCCCACTGGCGTAGAACCCGCCACTCTTGTCGGGAGTTTCTCCTTGCCTGCAAAGACCCGCCTCCCGGTTTCGGAAGGTTAGTGTCCTGTCCCAGAAACAGGATTACCATCTCCGATGGAGGTTTCACCGGGAAACGATCGGTCGGAGAGGTCCGTTTCGATTTAGCGAGCAGGCACCGTGGTGCTCTTCCTACCCGGAACCTCCATCGGCCCTCCGGGGTCGGGCGGAACGGCACCGTCTTCGTCGTTGCTCCTCCTCGCAATGAATGAGCATTGGCTCGTCGTCGCTCCTAGAATCCGGCGCCGTTG encodes the following:
- a CDS encoding ABC transporter substrate-binding protein; translation: MSPACRMAAALLLASGSLFSGPTAGFAQEVGVSANRILFGQSAAFSGPARELGRNMRLGIQAAFNEANARGGVHERRLELLSLDDAYEPEAAIANTHKLIHDDKVFALIGAVGTPTSRASTPVAAAAGVPYIAPFTGAAFLRDEQWRNVINLRASYRQEIDTMVSHLTDRLGIDRIGVMYQDDSFGRDTYRSLTRSLGRRQLKPVSVGVYQRNTTAVKTPLLDLRAQDPGAVILIGAYKPVSSLIAWARHTGMRAVFMALSFVGSNALSEALGPAGVGVFVTQVVPPPTDTTHPITANYNRALWSFDSDATPGFVSFEGYLAGRLAIAALERCGRDVDRAGFLDSLRLSDPIDLDGFELRFGDTDNQGSDSVFLTRIGRDGYYHPIETLRGGGRP
- a CDS encoding ATP-binding protein — translated: MLSLCLDSRLEELQRLEAAVEDLGEREQWPPTLLYQVKLVLEEVIVNIVNYGYEERAGHKIDVQLISEPDTLTIKIADDGRAFDPLHQAPQPDVAAPLEDRPIGGLGVYLVQTLMDEASYRREQDRNHLTLIKRRDG
- a CDS encoding SpoIIE family protein phosphatase, translating into MSWKYKILVVDDEPDLERLMLQRMRRDIRAGLYKFVFAQNGLEALDRLKEQPDIDLVLSDINMPKMDGLTLIEQIPKVQPDIRSVIISAYGDMKNIRTAMNRGAFDFVTKPIDFDDLKLTISRTLQHLVEWREALESRDKLVALQNELGVASKIQQSILPTHFPDRPDCRIFANMKPARNVGGDFFDVISLQDGRIGIAIADVSDKGVPAALFMMSCRTLIKGAAIGKTDPGEVLHEVNQLLQEDNDAAMFVTVFYGVYDPDSQRFQYANGGHNSPLVVHADGSSVELPLTGGIALGLMPDLDYDNNTVTLAPGDLIVLFTDGVTEAFDEQGDQFGTDRLKDVFAGTAPEDVQAANRAVFEAVEKFAGATPQSDDITCVTLLHGRDGG